The genomic region ATGGGGGTGGACGCCTGCTTGAGAGCAGCCCAGCGGGTCTCCCGCGAGGCGTCGTCGTGCCAGAGCGAGCCGAACGAGTCGGAGGGCGGCAGGAAATCGTACGGCTCGAAGTCCGGGTCCGGGGTGGTGCGGCGGCTCTCGGCGGGGATGGCGGGCGGTGTCTCCGGACGCCGCCGGAACCGTACGCGCGAGAACCAGCTGGTTCGTGGGGTGCGCGGGGGCTCGGAGTTGTCGGGGTTGAGGGCCGGCTCGGAGGGTTCGTCGGCCAGGAGCGAGGTTCCTGACGGCTCATGGCCCGGGGGCCGCGCCTGCGGCTCCTGGGCCGTCGGCTCCCGGAGAGACAGCTCCACGGCTGAAGTCATCCGGACTCTCACCGGAGGCTCATGCGCTGGAGGTTCCTGGGCCGAGGGTCTCTGGGCCGGGTGTTCGTGGGCTGGGGGTTCCTGGGCCGGGTGTTCCTGGGCTGGAGATTCCTCGACCGGGGGTTCCTGGATCCGTCGGCTACGGCTGAGCGTCCAGGGCCTCCGTACCCAGGACGCCCGACCCCCGAGCCCACGCGCACGAGAAGCCCGTACGCGAGGGACCTTCGCCTGAGGCGCCTTCACCCGAGGCGTCTTCACGCGAGGCGTCCTTACCCGAGGCACCCGTACCCGAGGCTCTCGCAGTCGCCATGCCCGCAGGGTCAGCGCCACGGGCACGCCCACCGCCGCGGTCCAGCCGGCCGCCGCGGGCCCCGTCTGCCACCAGACGGGGCCCAAGTCGGCGAGTGCGTGGGTACCGAGGGGGCCGTCCGCCAGCGTGGCGAGCGCGGCGAGGGCCAGCCCGCAGAGGAGCGCCGCGAGCGTCACGTTCCCGGCGGTCCGGGCGCGTGACCACGCCCCACGCCGGAGGGCCGCCGTCGGCACTTGGCCCTCTTTCTCCCCCCGCCTCTCCCCCTGGGCCTCCCCCTGACTCTCTCCCTGGCTCTCTCCCTGTCCCTTTCCCTCCGCCGCGTTCTTCCGTGCCGGCACCCCCGCTCTCACCGTGAACCAGGCCACCACCACCCCCGCCACCAACGGCACAGCCCCCGCCGCCCAGTTCACCGGAGTGCCAGGACCCGCTCCCGGAATCGCCGCCAGCAAGGGGAAAGGCGGAAGCGTCGGACCGGGCGACGACACCAAGGGATCCACCGCGTGCCCGGCCCCGAGCACGAAGCCGGGGCCGAGGGCGTACGCGGCCCCCCACACGGCCGCGTTCGGCACGAGGGCCAGTGCCAGCAGCAGCACCGCGAACCGGCCCGACCAGCTCTCCGTGACCTGCAAGAACGACGCGCGGGCCAGGCCCCCGTGCCACACCACCGAGGCACCGACCAGCACGGCCCCGCCCCCGACGAGCGCCGCCGCACCCGCACTAGCGGCGCGCACGGCGACCGGGAGCCGCGTTCCAGCGGCGGACGAGGCGAAGGGGAGGGCGCGGAGAGCCCGGCGCACGCGCGGCGGCAGGGGCCCCCGCGGGCGCCCGTACGCCGTCCACACGCCCACCCCCGCGGCGGTCACCACGAGCAGCGGCGGCCATACGGCGGCCGATGCCCACGCCGGACGCAGCGCACCGCCCGAGGCGTACACCACGGCGGCCGCGCCGACCGTCAGATAGCCCGCGACGACACCGCCCCAGGCCGTACGGACGGCGGGCGGTGCCAACTCCTCGTCGCCGTCAGCCGCGTCGCGTCCCGCGCGGTGCAGCAGCCACGCGGGCAGCACTACCAGGAGCAGCGGAGTCACACCTACGGGCGCGGGTACGCCGGACAGCGTGTCCGTGCGGACGAGTTCGCCGCCGTGCGCGAGCAGCCACAGCCCGGCGGCGACGTGCAACGCCCCCTCGGGACCGCTGTCCGGGTAGGGCGAACTGATCCACAGGACCATGACAAGTACGGTCACTGCCCCGAGTCCGAGCCCCGCCGCGAGCACGCCGCCGACCAGGCTCGCGGCCAGTCCGGGCGACCTCACACGCGATCGGGCGGGCGGGGGCGGCAGGGAGGGAGTGCGGTCCGGGCTGCGGTCGGTCGTCTGGGTCACGCCGCCATGCTCCCAACGACACGCGCTTTCTTCGCGTAACAGCTGAACTCCGGATGTGTCGCTCAACATACGTTTTATGCATTTTTACGCACGAAGGGGCGCCCGGTGACGCTGACCGCTGTTCCTGCCGATACCGACGCCGATACCGACGCCGATGTCGAAGCCGATGTCGAAGCCGATGCCCACGCCGATGCCCACGCCGACGCCAATGCCGCGGCTCGCCCTGCCGATCTGACGCCCGCTCAGGCCTTCGACGCCCTCTACGCGTTCGCGGCCCCCGACCTCGTACGGCAGGCCTATCTGCTCACCGGGCGGCGCGAGTTGGCGCGCGAGTGCGTGCAGCGGGCCTTCCAACTGGCGTGGCAGCACTGGCCGGAGGTGGCGGTCGACCCGGATCCGGCGGGGTGGGTGCGGGCGGCGACGTACGAGTACGCGATGTCCCCCTGGCAGCGGCTGAGTCTTCGTCACCGGCTCCCGGAGCCGCCACCCCTCGCCACGGACGACCGGTGGCTGCTCTCCGTACTGCTCAGCCTGCCGCCCTCGTACCGCCGCACCCTGCTCCTCTGCGACGGCCTCGGCATCGGGCTGCCGGAGACCGCGGCCGAGACGGAGGCGAGCACGCCCGTGGCGGCGCACCGGCTGCTGCACGCGCGCGAGGCCGTCGCCGCGCGCGTGCCCGAGCTGGCGGATCCGCGGGAGCTGCGGCGGAGGCTGACGGAGCTCGGCAGCAAGGAGTCGCTGCGGACCCCCGCGAAGCCTGTCGTGGTGCGTTCGGTGAGCGAGTGCCGCGCCCGCCGCTGGACCCGTACGGCCATCGCCCTCACGGTCCTGCTCATCGGTTCCACCGCGCTCACGCTCCGTACGGCGCCCGACCACTACGAGGCCCCCCAGGCGCCCGCCGCGACGATCAGCGGAGTTCCGCCGCGGTCGGGCCCCGGCCCGCTGTCCGAGTCGGAGCGGAAGCTCCGCACCAAGCTTCGCTGGATGTTCGAGTCGGGTCCGGAGAGGCTCCGGCCGGAGCTCCGCTGAGGAAGCCGAGGAGGCTGAAGAGGCTGAAGAGGTCGAGGATGTCGAGGAGGCTGGGGGGCCGAGCAGCGCGAGCAGGAGCTGGTGCCGGAGGACCGCCGAACGCCCACTCGGCAACTCGGCAACGCCGATGGGCCCGCACCCCCGTATTCCAGGAGTGCGGGCCCATCCGCGTACGGCCCGCAGGCAGCCGTGCTATGCCGTGCTGTGCTGAGCTCAGCCGGCGAGGATGGCGCGGGCCAGCTTCGCCGTCTCGGTCGGCGTCTTGCCGACCTTGACGCCGGCGGCCTCAAGGGCCTCCTTCTTCGCGGCGGCCGTGCCGGAGGAGCCGGAGACGATGGCGCCGGCGTGGCCCATGGTCTTGCCCTCGGGCGCGGTGAAGCCGGCGACGTAGCCGACGACCGGCTTCGTCACGTTCTTCGCGATGAAGTCCGCCGCGCGCTCCTCGGCGTCGCCGCCGATCTCACCGATCATGACGATCAGGTCGGTGTCGGGGTCCGCCTCGAACGCGGCGAGCGCGTCGATGTGCGTCGTACCGATGATCGGGTCACCGCCGATACCGACGGCCGACGAGAAGCCGATGTCACGGAGCTCGTACATCATCTGGTACGTCAGCGTGCCGGACTTCGAGACCAGGCCGATACGGCCCGGCTTCGTGATGTCGCCCGGGATGATGCCGGCGTTGGACTGGCCCGGGGTGATGAGACCGGGGCAGTTCGGGCCGATGATGCGGGTCTTGTTGCCCTTCGACTTCGCGTACGCCCAGAAGGCGGCGGAGTCGTGGACGGCGATGCCCTCGGTGATGACGACCGCGAGGGGGATCTCGGCGTCGATGGCCTCGACGACGGCGGCCTTGGCGAAGGCCGGCGGCACGAAGAGGACGGAGACGTTGGCGCCCGTCTTCTCGATCGCCTCGGCGACCGTGCCGAAGACCGGGATCTCGTTGCCGTCGACGTCGACCGAGGTGCCCGCCTTGCGCGGGTTCACACCGCCGACGATGTTCGTCCCGTCGGCCAGCATGAGCTTGGTGTGCTTCATGCCGGTGGCACCGGTCATGCCCTGGACGATGACCTTGCTGTCCTTGTTGAGGAAGATAGCCATGGCTGTGGTTTTCCCTCGTCCCTTACTTGGCCGCGGCCAGCTCGGCGGCCTTGTCGGCCGCGCCGTCCATGGTGTCCACGCGCTGCACCAGCGGGTGGTTGGCGTCGGACAGGATCTTGCGACCCAGCTCCGCGTTGTTGCCGTCGAGACGGACGACCAGCGGCTTGGTGACTTCCTCGCCCTTGTCGGCGAGCAGCTGCAGCGCCTGGACGATGCCGTTGGCGACCTCGTCACAGGCGGTGATGCCACCGAAGACGTTGACGAACACGGACTTGACGTCCGGGTCGCCGAGGATGATCTCCAGACCGTTGGCCATGACCTGCGCCGAGGCGCCGCCACCGATGTCCAGGAAGTTGGCGGGCTTGACGCCGCCATGGTCCTCACCGGCGTACGCGACGACGTCGAGGGTGCTCATGACGAGCCCCGCGCCGTTGCCGATGATGCCGACCTCGCCGTCGAGCTTGACGTAGTTGAGGTTCTTCTCCTTGGCGGCGGCCTCCAGCGGGTCGGCCGCTTCCTTGTCCTCCAGGGCGGCGTGGTCGGCCTGGCGGAACTCGGCGTTCTCGTCCAGGGAGACCTTGCCGTCCAGCGCCAGGATGTCGCCGGAGGCGACCTTGGCGAGCGGGTTGACCTCGACGAGGAGCGCGTCCTCGGCGATGAAGGTGTCCCACAGGGTCACGAGGACCTCGGCGACCTTCTCGGCGACCTCGGCCGGGAACTTCGCCTGGGCGACGATCTCGCGGGCCTTCTCGATCGAAACACCCTCGACGGCGTCGACCGGGACCTTCGCGAGGGCCTCGGGGGTCTTCTCCGCGACCTCCTCGATGTCCATGCCGCCCTGTACGGACGCCATGGCGAGGAACGTGCGGTTCGTGCGGTCGAGGAGGTACGAGACGTAGTACTCCTCAAGAATCTCCGGAGCCGTCTCGGCGATCATCACCTTGTGGACCGTGTGGCCCTTGATGTCCATGCCGAGGATGTCCACCGCGCGGGCGACGGCCTCGTCCGGGGTGGCGGCCAGCTTCACGCCGCCGGCCTTGCCGCGGCCACCGACCTTGACCTGGGCCTTGACGACGGACTTGCCGCCAAGACGCTCGGTCGCCGCGCGCGCCCCCTCAGGCGTGTCGATGACTTCACCGGCCAGCACCGGTACACCGTGCTTGGCGAAGAGGTCCCTCGCCTGGTACTCGAACAGGTCCACGCGCGTCCGTCCCTATCAGTGATCTCGCCGCTCTGCGGTTAGCTGTCTGCGTGGGCGTGCCGCGAGGGCAACGTGACTGCGCGGTCACAAGGAGGGCGTGGGCACGATGGCCGACACGCGGCATGTCCGCCTCGCAGGTTATCCCCGCTCGTGGTGGGGTCGTAAATCGCAGGTCACACCTGGGCGGTGATTACGGTCACAGACTGCCAAGCAAAAGGGCCTCACCAGGCTGGGGTTTGCCTGGTGAGGCCCCTCGAACAGCCCCTGAGGCTGACCTAAGGGGCGCAGGGCGGCCGGTCCCCACCCCAATGAGGACCGCCCGACCCGGACCGCAGGGTTTCGGTCGCACGGACCGACGGATTTCGGCCGTACGGGGCCGTCGCCCTGCGGGGTCGGATGGGTGCCGTACGACCGGCCGCCGGGCACGGTCGTACGGCGGGGGCGTCGGTCAGACGCCGTAGGGGGAGCCGTGCTGCCCGTACGGAGCGGTCGGCGCGTGACTCGGAGTGATCCCGTACTGGGTGGTCGGCAGATAGCTCGGGGTGACGGACTCGGCGACGTCCTCGACTCCGCCGACGGCGTTTTCCGCCAGCGGGCCCGCGGCCGACTCGACGGTTCCGGTCACGTTCCGCGCGAACGGCCCGACCTGTCCGGTCACGTGGGCAGCGAACGGGGCAACCTCGCCGACGACACCGTCCGCGAAGGGGCGCACGTCGCCCGTGACGCCGTACGCCAGCGTCGTGGCGCTCCCGCCGACCCCGTCCACGACGGGCCGGACGTACTGGACGACCGTGTCCACGACCGGCCGCACCGCGCCGACGGCGCCCTCGGCGAACGGCGGCACCTGGCCGACGACGCCCTGCGCGAACGGGTCGACCTCGCCGACCACGCCGTACGCGAGCGGCGGCACCTCGCCGACGACGCCGCCCACGAAGGGCCGCACGTCACCGACGACACCGTCGGCGAGCACGGTCGCGTCACCGACCGCCTGCCCGGCGACGGGCACCACACCGTCCACCAACGTGGCGGCGACGGGCGGGAGCACGGAGTCGACGGTCTCGTCGGTGACCTGGGTGACCACGGCGGTGGCGTACGGGGGGACGTCCGCGACCACGCCCGTCGCGTACGGGGCAACATCGCCGACGACGCCGGTCGCGTACGGGCCGACGTTCCCGACCACGCCCGTCGCGTACGGGGTCACGTCGCCGGTGACGCCGTCGGTGTAGGTGCGCACGTCGGCCACCACTTCGTGGGCGAGACCGGTGGCGTTGCCCACGGCCTGTCCGGCGACCGGGACCACGCCGTTCACGGCGCCGGTGGCGACCCGGGTGACTCCGGTCACGGCCTGGTCGGCGACGGGGGTGACACCGGCGACGGCCTGCCCGGCTATCGGGGTGACGCCGTGCACGGCGGTGGCGGCGACGGGTGGCAGCGCGGCGGCGGCCGTCTCGTCGACGACCGGGGTGACGGACCGAGTGACGGTCCCCTGCATGCCGCGGACGGCGGAGGGGAGGCCGGTGACGGTGGCGGCCGCGTCGGCCTTCACGGAGGTCACGGTGGCCTGGGCCCGGCTGCCGAACGTGGCGACGGTGCCGCGGACTTGGCCCTTCGCGCCGGTGACCGTGTTCTGGAGGCGGGTGGGGGTGGTGTCGAGGGTGACCTGGAGCCGGGCGGGCACGTCGTTCGCGGTGGCGCGGGCGTCGGGGACGGTCCGGCCGGCGGTGGCGACGGTCTGCCACACCTCGGCACGGGCGCCGGAGGGGACGGCGGTTGTGGTGCGCCGGGTGGCCCCGAGCTTCGTCTGCATAGCGGCGAGGGCCTGCTCCAACTCCGGCGCGAACGCGGAGAGGGGGCCGAAGAGGTAGTCGACCTCGCCCTGGGGACAGGGGCCGCAGGCATCGGACATTGCGTCGGTGGCCACGGCGGTCGTGTCGGCGGCGGACTCGGCGACAGTCTCGGCCTTGGCCTTGGCCTTGGCCTGGGTCTGGGTCTGGGTCTGGGTCTTCTGGGCCGGCAGCTCGGCATCGACGTACCGGCGGGCCTGGTCGGCCGCCTTCGTCTTCGTGTCGGCGGCCGGCTGGGTCCTGGCGATGGTGTCGGTGCTCGTGCCGGTGACGTCGGTGACGGTGTCCTGCGCCTTGGCGGTCGTGCCGCCGGTGACGTCGGTGAGGGTGTCCGTGGTCGTGCCTGTGGCCGGGGAGACGTCGGTGCGGACGTCACCGACCACCCCGTCGACGGTGTCGGTGACCGTGCCGACCACGTCGTCCACGGAGAGGGACGCGTCGGGTACGGAGGCGGACGTGGCGGGCAGTTCGTCCGCGCCGGCGACGGTTGAGCCGAGCGCCCAGGCGCCGGTGACACCGGCGGCTATGACGACGGAACGGCGGATGTTCTTGTGCATGCGTGCGTCAGTCCTTCGGAAGACAGGGAGTTCGGGACGTGGTGTGGGCAGGGACCGGGCGTCCGGATGGGCCGATGCGCCCCGTCGGTGAGGGGAGTCGAGCACCGACGGC from Streptomyces sp. NBC_00878 harbors:
- a CDS encoding DUF6350 family protein, with product MPPPPARSRVRSPGLAASLVGGVLAAGLGLGAVTVLVMVLWISSPYPDSGPEGALHVAAGLWLLAHGGELVRTDTLSGVPAPVGVTPLLLVVLPAWLLHRAGRDAADGDEELAPPAVRTAWGGVVAGYLTVGAAAVVYASGGALRPAWASAAVWPPLLVVTAAGVGVWTAYGRPRGPLPPRVRRALRALPFASSAAGTRLPVAVRAASAGAAALVGGGAVLVGASVVWHGGLARASFLQVTESWSGRFAVLLLALALVPNAAVWGAAYALGPGFVLGAGHAVDPLVSSPGPTLPPFPLLAAIPGAGPGTPVNWAAGAVPLVAGVVVAWFTVRAGVPARKNAAEGKGQGESQGESQGEAQGERRGEKEGQVPTAALRRGAWSRARTAGNVTLAALLCGLALAALATLADGPLGTHALADLGPVWWQTGPAAAGWTAAVGVPVALTLRAWRLREPRVRVPRVRTPRVKTPRVKAPQAKVPRVRASRARGLGGRASWVRRPWTLSRSRRIQEPPVEESPAQEHPAQEPPAHEHPAQRPSAQEPPAHEPPVRVRMTSAVELSLREPTAQEPQARPPGHEPSGTSLLADEPSEPALNPDNSEPPRTPRTSWFSRVRFRRRPETPPAIPAESRRTTPDPDFEPYDFLPPSDSFGSLWHDDASRETRWAALKQASTPIDPLNGRDRGDRTG
- the sucD gene encoding succinate--CoA ligase subunit alpha → MAIFLNKDSKVIVQGMTGATGMKHTKLMLADGTNIVGGVNPRKAGTSVDVDGNEIPVFGTVAEAIEKTGANVSVLFVPPAFAKAAVVEAIDAEIPLAVVITEGIAVHDSAAFWAYAKSKGNKTRIIGPNCPGLITPGQSNAGIIPGDITKPGRIGLVSKSGTLTYQMMYELRDIGFSSAVGIGGDPIIGTTHIDALAAFEADPDTDLIVMIGEIGGDAEERAADFIAKNVTKPVVGYVAGFTAPEGKTMGHAGAIVSGSSGTAAAKKEALEAAGVKVGKTPTETAKLARAILAG
- the sucC gene encoding ADP-forming succinate--CoA ligase subunit beta — translated: MDLFEYQARDLFAKHGVPVLAGEVIDTPEGARAATERLGGKSVVKAQVKVGGRGKAGGVKLAATPDEAVARAVDILGMDIKGHTVHKVMIAETAPEILEEYYVSYLLDRTNRTFLAMASVQGGMDIEEVAEKTPEALAKVPVDAVEGVSIEKAREIVAQAKFPAEVAEKVAEVLVTLWDTFIAEDALLVEVNPLAKVASGDILALDGKVSLDENAEFRQADHAALEDKEAADPLEAAAKEKNLNYVKLDGEVGIIGNGAGLVMSTLDVVAYAGEDHGGVKPANFLDIGGGASAQVMANGLEIILGDPDVKSVFVNVFGGITACDEVANGIVQALQLLADKGEEVTKPLVVRLDGNNAELGRKILSDANHPLVQRVDTMDGAADKAAELAAAK
- a CDS encoding RNA polymerase subunit sigma-70 — protein: MTLTAVPADTDADTDADVEADVEADAHADAHADANAAARPADLTPAQAFDALYAFAAPDLVRQAYLLTGRRELARECVQRAFQLAWQHWPEVAVDPDPAGWVRAATYEYAMSPWQRLSLRHRLPEPPPLATDDRWLLSVLLSLPPSYRRTLLLCDGLGIGLPETAAETEASTPVAAHRLLHAREAVAARVPELADPRELRRRLTELGSKESLRTPAKPVVVRSVSECRARRWTRTAIALTVLLIGSTALTLRTAPDHYEAPQAPAATISGVPPRSGPGPLSESERKLRTKLRWMFESGPERLRPELR